Below is a window of Geomonas oryzisoli DNA.
CCCGATGGATTACACCCGCACCAGGGAGATTCCGGCGCTGCTCGCGCAGAGCGGGATCCTCGAGCGCAAGGGAGAGCCGCTAAAGATCCTCGACATCGGTTCGCCCCAGATCCTTAGCCTCACGCTTTGCCTTCGCTGCGATGACTGGGAGGTCACCTACCTGAACCCCTTCGAGCCCGAGTTGGAGGACATGCGCCGCAAGGCATCGGCGCTGGGAGTGAGTTCGCTCAACATCCTGAAAGGCGATATCACGCGCCAGGAGGCGCTGGCCGATTTGGGTACCTTCGACTACGTATTTTCCTGTTCCGTCTTCGAGCACATCCACCCGGAGCATGGCGGCGATGTGATCGCCTCAAGGAACATAGCCCCCCTCCTGAAGAGGGGGGGGAGCTTCGTGTTCTCGGTCCCGTACGCCAGGGAAGGGTTCCACGAGTACATCGAAGGCGATGCCTATGCCGTCAAGGGGGACGCCTCCAAGAAAACGTTCTTTCAACGCTTCTACGACGAACGGTCTCTGCGCGAGCAGATCCTGGCGCCTTCGGGGCTCACCACAGCGGGGCAAAGGTATATCGGTGAGCGGCGCTATCACGGAGACGACATACGCAAGAGGATGGCCTTCCTCATCGGTTTCGGATGGCGGGCCCTCGTTCTGGGGAGGTTCTTCCGCGCTATCTCCGGCTTCTTCATGGAGGAGTCGCCGGAGTACACAACGCTTGCCAAGCCGTACCTCGCGGTATGCGCACTGGTTAAGGAATAGATGACAGTTATGAAGATCGGGCTTATCACCACCCTCGACACCAACATCGGCGACGATTTCATACGCGATGGCATCCGCGGTCTTCTTTCGGAGCGGTACCGGGGGCGGACCATCGAGTTCGTCAGCGTCAATAAGCACTCCCCGTTCACCGTGTACCCGCCCTGGCATCCGGTCCACGTCCGCAACCTGGCCGGTCTGCTTCCGCTGGGACGCGACCGCGTCAGGAGCGCCATCGAAAGGGTATGCTCCCGCATCGGGGAAACCAGATTCGATTCCTGCGATCTCATCGTCCAGTGCGGCGCTCCCGTCTTCTGGCCGGAATGCAGCGCAAGCGAGTGGGCGGTCCCGCTGTGGCACCAGGTGGTTGGGCGGCTTAGCAGCCGGATCCCGGTGCTGAACCTCGCCGCAGGTTCCTGCTATCCGTGGGAGCGGCAGCCCGTAAAACTGGAACCGGAGGCGGATGCGAAGTATGTCAGGGACATCCTTGGCTACTGCCGGCTGACCACCGTGCGCGATCCGCTGGCCGAGAGGCTGTGCAAGTCCGTGGGCGGCGACGTCGTTCGCCTTCCGTGCAGCGCCTTCCTCGCCTTCGAGCCGCCGGCTGCGCGCGAACCGGAGTACGTCCTCGTCAACTA
It encodes the following:
- a CDS encoding polysaccharide pyruvyl transferase family protein, whose amino-acid sequence is MTVMKIGLITTLDTNIGDDFIRDGIRGLLSERYRGRTIEFVSVNKHSPFTVYPPWHPVHVRNLAGLLPLGRDRVRSAIERVCSRIGETRFDSCDLIVQCGAPVFWPECSASEWAVPLWHQVVGRLSSRIPVLNLAAGSCYPWERQPVKLEPEADAKYVRDILGYCRLTTVRDPLAERLCKSVGGDVVRLPCSAFLAFEPPAAREPEYVLVNYMPGGGHYEWDQGIDPSIWEGTVRRLVAELRKSEKVAFLCHDDRELALARALAPDLPAFLPRNSVEYGACIARAKFALCNRMHASVAMAGMGIPSIAVCTDTRLLMVAELGLPAYYVKDATPDLLLERTGQMLRTLDDERERLLTLQAQTRQGYLAALDGALSAS
- a CDS encoding class I SAM-dependent methyltransferase; this encodes MSETPYALLMSTANRLTMSHLREFWRSLLVPMDYTRTREIPALLAQSGILERKGEPLKILDIGSPQILSLTLCLRCDDWEVTYLNPFEPELEDMRRKASALGVSSLNILKGDITRQEALADLGTFDYVFSCSVFEHIHPEHGGDVIASRNIAPLLKRGGSFVFSVPYAREGFHEYIEGDAYAVKGDASKKTFFQRFYDERSLREQILAPSGLTTAGQRYIGERRYHGDDIRKRMAFLIGFGWRALVLGRFFRAISGFFMEESPEYTTLAKPYLAVCALVKE